From one Nitrospinota bacterium genomic stretch:
- a CDS encoding molecular chaperone TorD family protein has protein sequence MNERKKENGKAEEARARAGLYRLVAQMVAQEPDEAFLRDLNATGFRETVASLGLSPPPAPTSTEADVTCEELAVEYARLFLLPGAPLHPYESVQRGEGQLWGEATAGVQETYLEAGFELNPEVHHVPDHLAVELEFMAHLAGKEAERLAAGSTEEAEALQKLQKSFLRNHLGTWAVAFAHTLKAETSQRYFQFLADLLETVIKSDAYFLDAPL, from the coding sequence ATGAACGAGCGGAAAAAGGAGAACGGAAAGGCCGAGGAGGCCCGCGCCCGGGCGGGGCTATATCGGCTCGTGGCCCAGATGGTCGCCCAAGAGCCGGATGAGGCGTTCCTACGCGACCTCAACGCCACCGGTTTCCGCGAAACCGTCGCCTCTCTCGGCCTGAGCCCACCGCCCGCACCGACCTCAACCGAGGCAGATGTCACCTGTGAGGAGCTGGCGGTCGAGTACGCCCGACTGTTTCTCCTGCCCGGGGCGCCTCTCCATCCATACGAGTCGGTTCAGCGGGGGGAGGGCCAACTCTGGGGCGAGGCGACTGCCGGAGTCCAGGAGACCTACCTTGAGGCCGGTTTCGAACTGAATCCCGAGGTCCACCATGTCCCCGATCACCTCGCCGTGGAGCTCGAGTTCATGGCGCACCTGGCCGGCAAGGAAGCTGAGCGGTTGGCGGCCGGCTCGACTGAGGAGGCCGAGGCGCTCCAGAAGCTCCAGAAATCGTTTCTCCGCAATCACTTAGGAACATGGGCCGTCGCCTTCGCACACACCCTCAAGGCAGAGACGTCCCAGCGATATTTTCAGTTTCTCGCCGACCTCCTTGAAACGGTCATCAAGTCCGACGCCTATTTCCTCGACGCCCCCTTGTGA
- a CDS encoding Crp/Fnr family transcriptional regulator yields MATTSRGLKTIPIFADLESSDLELLEAVASRRTLGRGEHLFFEDDPSVGFFALESGLIKIYKIAPDGREQVPYFIGPGQTFAIASLFGDGLYMANAEAVEPSKLWLIAKAPFLDLVRAEPELAVKLLAYMAQWMKRLLALVETLSLKNVEARLAEYILSRAHVDGRHTDDGDILLTLDVEKKMIAAHLGTISETLSRSLRKLKDRGLIREDGPLIIITDLEGLRKIAAG; encoded by the coding sequence ATGGCGACGACATCCCGCGGCCTCAAAACAATCCCCATCTTTGCCGACCTGGAGTCCTCCGACCTGGAACTGCTGGAGGCTGTTGCGTCTCGACGGACGCTCGGGCGGGGCGAGCATCTCTTCTTCGAGGACGACCCTTCCGTGGGATTTTTCGCGTTAGAGAGCGGGCTCATCAAAATCTACAAGATAGCCCCCGACGGCCGGGAGCAGGTGCCCTACTTCATAGGGCCAGGCCAGACCTTCGCCATAGCTTCTCTCTTTGGCGATGGGTTATACATGGCCAACGCTGAGGCCGTCGAGCCCTCGAAGCTGTGGCTTATTGCCAAGGCCCCGTTTCTCGACCTGGTGCGGGCTGAGCCGGAGCTGGCCGTCAAGCTGCTGGCGTATATGGCCCAGTGGATGAAGCGCCTTCTGGCCCTCGTCGAGACCCTCTCGCTCAAGAACGTGGAGGCCCGGCTGGCCGAGTACATTTTAAGCCGCGCTCATGTGGATGGCCGCCACACCGACGATGGCGACATCTTGCTCACCCTCGATGTGGAAAAAAAGATGATTGCCGCCCATCTGGGCACCATCAGCGAGACCCTCTCGCGCTCGCTTAGAAAGCTAAAAGACCGGGGCCTCATCCGCGAGGACGGCCCCCTAATCATCATCACAGACCTCGAGGGTCTCCGAAAGATTGCCGCAGGCTAA
- a CDS encoding universal stress protein, translating to MFRKILVPLDGSSLAEKALPVAEEEAKAHGASIVLLRVVHPNFFDKPFSKAEKTLIEKYKEQANKYLAIVAERVRNEAAVNVNVEVEEGDPVKVILDVAEAQKCSLIAMTTHGFSGLRHITLGSVASKVAKAAKARDIPLLLIRTAPLTVSAMEAEAAVAF from the coding sequence ATGTTCAGGAAAATCCTGGTTCCACTGGACGGCTCAAGCTTGGCCGAGAAGGCCCTTCCCGTCGCTGAGGAGGAGGCCAAGGCCCACGGAGCGAGCATCGTGCTGCTGCGAGTCGTCCATCCAAATTTCTTCGACAAGCCCTTTAGCAAGGCTGAGAAAACCCTCATTGAGAAGTACAAGGAGCAGGCGAATAAGTACCTCGCCATCGTGGCGGAGAGAGTTCGGAACGAGGCGGCGGTGAATGTGAATGTTGAGGTCGAGGAAGGTGATCCAGTGAAAGTCATTCTCGATGTGGCCGAGGCCCAGAAGTGCAGCCTGATCGCAATGACCACCCACGGCTTTTCCGGATTGAGGCATATAACGTTGGGCAGCGTGGCGAGCAAGGTGGCCAAGGCGGCCAAGGCGCGCGACATTCCTTTGCTGCTAATAAGAACCGCTCCCCTGACCGTCTCGGCAATGGAGGCCGAGGCGGCGGTTGCTTTTTAA
- a CDS encoding CopD family protein translates to MGLFSMVAMGLHTLAVIVWVGGMFFAYMCLRPAAGPLEPAQRLELWGRGFEKFFPWVWASIAALLLSGYGMIFVVLGGFGSVGVHVHIMQVTGLTMILLYLHLWFAPYRRFKDALGANDLAEAGRRLNQIRLIIAINLPLGLLTALIGATGRHWG, encoded by the coding sequence ATGGGATTATTCTCAATGGTGGCCATGGGGCTACACACCCTCGCCGTCATCGTATGGGTCGGCGGGATGTTCTTCGCCTACATGTGCCTCAGGCCGGCTGCCGGGCCGCTCGAGCCCGCCCAGAGGCTGGAGCTCTGGGGGCGGGGCTTCGAGAAGTTTTTCCCCTGGGTCTGGGCCTCGATCGCGGCCTTGCTCTTAAGCGGCTACGGGATGATCTTCGTCGTCTTAGGCGGCTTCGGCTCGGTTGGCGTCCATGTCCACATCATGCAGGTGACGGGGCTTACGATGATCCTGCTCTACCTGCACCTCTGGTTCGCGCCCTACCGCCGCTTCAAAGATGCCCTGGGGGCCAACGATCTGGCCGAAGCAGGCAGGCGCCTCAACCAGATCCGGCTGATCATCGCCATCAACCTGCCGCTCGGTCTGCTGACCGCCCTCATCGGGGCGACGGGTCGCCACTGGGGCTGA
- a CDS encoding aconitate hydratase, translating to MGTNLTRKILQEHLVSGEMSPGETIAIGIDQVLVQDLTGTQAFLHFEAMGIERVRCELAVCFADHNVLQIKPENMEDHIYLRTAGRKYGIWFAKPASGIGHQIHLEHFAVPGKTALGADSHTPHCGGIGMIAIGAGGMDVAVAMGGGPFHMLMPRVVNVHLTGELRPWCTAKDVILELLRRLTVRGGKEKVFEFTGPGIRSLNAQQRVTITNMGTELGATTSIFPSDDITLEFFRRLGREGDWREILPDDDAGYDEVIELDLSTIEPLIAEPSLPDKVVPVREVAGTKVHQVMVGSCTNGSYTDLQAVAKMMKGRRVHPETTFFIHPASRMALELLAKEGYLGDLLAAGVNVAEATCGACIGLGHVPAPGTVSLRAINRNFRGRSGLKDDAVYLASSETAAATAIRGVIIDPRDLGEEEGLEAPPAELPSEISQDNPNLIPPASDEEAPAIEVERGENIVPAPMKGALEASVSGEALLKVEDDISTDHIMPASADILAYRSNIPKISEFVFHRLDPTFSERAKAKGSGFIVGGLNYGQGSSREHAALAPMFLGLKGVLAKSFARIHHANLVNFGLLPMVFASTDDYDMIDQGDELAIEGTWEGVDQGRLTVQNKTKGTTIEVTLELTDRQGEILKAGGLLPYTRDLGSGGASA from the coding sequence ATGGGAACCAATCTAACAAGAAAAATTTTGCAAGAGCATCTCGTCTCCGGCGAGATGTCTCCGGGCGAGACGATCGCTATCGGCATAGACCAGGTCCTGGTGCAGGACCTCACCGGGACGCAGGCGTTTCTCCATTTCGAGGCGATGGGCATCGAAAGGGTCCGTTGCGAGTTGGCTGTGTGCTTCGCCGACCACAACGTCTTGCAGATTAAGCCGGAGAATATGGAGGACCACATCTACCTTAGGACGGCGGGCCGGAAGTACGGTATCTGGTTCGCCAAGCCCGCCAGCGGGATCGGCCACCAGATCCACCTCGAGCACTTCGCCGTTCCGGGCAAGACGGCGCTCGGCGCCGACAGCCACACGCCCCACTGCGGGGGGATAGGGATGATCGCCATCGGCGCGGGGGGGATGGACGTGGCTGTCGCCATGGGCGGCGGGCCCTTCCACATGCTTATGCCTCGGGTGGTCAACGTACACCTCACCGGCGAGCTCAGGCCTTGGTGTACGGCCAAGGACGTCATCCTTGAGCTCCTTCGCCGCCTCACGGTGCGGGGGGGCAAGGAGAAGGTCTTCGAGTTCACCGGGCCGGGAATCAGAAGCCTCAACGCCCAGCAGCGGGTCACCATCACCAACATGGGGACCGAGCTCGGCGCAACGACCAGCATCTTCCCCAGCGACGACATAACCCTGGAGTTTTTCCGCCGCCTGGGGCGCGAGGGCGACTGGCGCGAGATTCTGCCCGACGACGATGCCGGCTACGACGAGGTCATCGAGCTAGACCTATCGACCATCGAGCCCTTGATAGCCGAGCCGAGCCTGCCCGACAAGGTCGTTCCGGTCCGCGAGGTGGCGGGCACCAAGGTCCACCAGGTCATGGTCGGAAGCTGCACCAACGGCTCGTACACCGACCTACAGGCGGTGGCCAAGATGATGAAGGGAAGGCGGGTCCACCCGGAGACGACCTTCTTCATCCACCCGGCCAGCCGCATGGCCCTGGAGCTTCTGGCCAAGGAGGGCTACCTGGGAGACCTCCTCGCCGCAGGGGTCAACGTGGCCGAGGCCACGTGCGGGGCCTGTATCGGGCTCGGCCACGTGCCCGCACCAGGGACGGTGAGCCTTAGGGCCATCAACCGAAACTTCAGGGGCCGAAGCGGCCTCAAGGACGACGCCGTCTACCTGGCCAGCTCCGAGACGGCCGCAGCCACCGCGATCCGGGGAGTCATCATCGACCCCCGCGACCTGGGCGAGGAGGAGGGCTTGGAGGCCCCGCCGGCCGAGCTCCCCTCCGAGATCAGCCAGGACAACCCGAACCTCATTCCCCCGGCTTCGGATGAGGAGGCTCCCGCCATTGAGGTGGAGCGGGGTGAGAACATCGTTCCGGCTCCGATGAAAGGGGCGCTCGAGGCCTCTGTGAGCGGCGAAGCGCTCCTGAAGGTCGAAGACGACATCAGCACCGACCACATCATGCCGGCCAGCGCCGATATTCTCGCCTATCGGTCGAACATCCCAAAGATAAGCGAGTTCGTATTTCATCGGCTCGACCCCACCTTCAGCGAGCGGGCCAAGGCCAAGGGCAGCGGCTTCATCGTGGGGGGGCTCAACTACGGCCAGGGCTCGTCCCGCGAGCACGCGGCGCTGGCCCCCATGTTTCTCGGGCTCAAGGGCGTATTGGCTAAGTCCTTCGCGCGGATTCACCACGCCAATTTGGTGAATTTTGGGCTTTTGCCCATGGTCTTCGCCTCCACGGACGATTACGACATGATCGATCAGGGCGATGAGCTCGCCATCGAGGGCACCTGGGAGGGGGTTGATCAGGGCAGGCTCACCGTGCAGAACAAGACCAAGGGGACGACCATCGAGGTGACTTTGGAGCTCACCGATCGCCAGGGGGAGATTCTCAAGGCCGGCGGCCTTCTGCCTTACACCCGTGATTTAGGGTCCGGCGGCGCATCTGCCTAG